One genomic segment of Gossypium arboreum isolate Shixiya-1 chromosome 3, ASM2569848v2, whole genome shotgun sequence includes these proteins:
- the LOC108475919 gene encoding uncharacterized protein LOC108475919: MQLFVFISKTQSSSHLMNFILISSSVCVTYLVVSVLLLNGSKPPSLRAYSSYQDVNTPTTVEHIVFGIASNQKSWTKRKEYVKLWWKPRRMRGCLFLESMPSNATLMDVDDVTLPPICISEDTSRFRYTYRGGLRSAIRVARVVSETVALNHPNVRWYVFGDDDTVFFPENLAKTLSKYDHQLWYYIGADSEIYEQNRIFGFGMAFGGAGFAISYPLAKVLAKVFDSCIERYPHLYGSDSRVYSCLTELGVGLTREPGFHQFDVRGNAFGLLAAHPLTPLVSLHHIDNIDPIFPSMTTSKAMQHLFHAANVDPQRILQQTVCYDRWSSWTFSVSWGYAIQAYSKPVSLPDVLPVPETFRQWKRGNVLAGVYTFNTKKFHPHPCQRPTIFYLNSVSSTKHGIIETVYNKSHEDCTLFMDPTRKLEEIRVFTKKLDLNHKQMQAPRRHCCDVLPSKSGKVLDVAIRECGEDELIYMHA; encoded by the exons ATGCAGCTTTTTGTGTTCATCTCCAAAACCCAATCTTCTTCTCATCTCATGAACTTCATTTTGATCTCATCTTCTGTTTGTGTCACCTATCTTGTTGTATCGGTTTTGTTACTCAACGGCTCGAAGCCGCCGTCTCTGCGTGCGTATTCTTCTTACCAAGATGTTAATACACCGACGACAGTGGAGCATATTGTTTTCGGGATAGCTTCTAATCAGAAATCATGGACGAAACGGAAGGAGTATGTTAAGTTATGGTGGAAGCCTCGTCGAATGCGTGGATGTTTGTTCCTTGAAAGCATGCCTTCTAATGCAACTTTAATGGATGTTGATGATGTTACTTTGCCTCCTATATGCATTTCGGAGGATACTTCGAGGTTTCGTTACACTTACAGGGGTGGTCTTCGATCGGCGATCCGTGTAGCACGTGTGGTTTCGGAGACAGTTGCTCTTAACCATCCTAATGTAAGGTGGTATGTTTTTGGGGATGATGACACAGTTTTCTTTCCGGAGAACTTGGCAAAGACACTTTCTAAATACGATCATCAGCTTTGGTACTACATCGGGGCTGACTCGGAGATTTATGAACAGAACAGGATTTTCGGGTTCGGAATGGCGTTCGGGGGAGCAGGCTTTGCTATAAGTTACCCATTGGCTAAAGTTTTGGCTAAAGTTTTCGATTCATGTATAGAACGCTATCCTCATCTCTACGGAAGTGATTCCAGGGTCTACTCTTGCTTGACGGAGCTCGGTGTAGGCTTGACACGTGAACCCGGCTTTCATCAG TTTGATGTTCGGGGTAATGCATTCGGTCTATTGGCTGCTCATCCATTGACACCATTGGTATCACTCCATCACATAGATAACATAGACCCAATATTCCCTAGTATGACAACATCCAAGGCAATGCAACATTTATTCCATGCAGCAAACGTTGATCCTCAGCGGATTTTGCAACAAACGGTCTGCTACGATCGTTGGTCTTCATGGACTTTTTCGGTTTCATGGGGCTATGCCATTCAAGCATACAGCAAACCTGTATCTTTACCAGATGTTCTCCCTGTGCCAGAAACATTCAGGCAATGGAAACGGGGAAATGTATTGGCAGGAGTGTACACATTTAACACGAAAAAATTCCACCCACACCCTTGCCAGAGACCCACAATCTTCTATTTAAACAGTGTATCTTCTACCAAGCACGGAATAATCGAGACTGTTTACAATAAATCTCACGAAGATTGCACGCTTTTCATGGATCCGACGCGGAAACTCGAAGAAATCCGAGTTTTCACTAAGAAACTAGACCTTAACCACAAGCAG ATGCAGGCACCGAGAAGGCATTGTTGTGACGTGTTACCGTCTAAATCcggcaaagttttggatgttgcGATTCGGGAATGCGGTGAAGATGAACTGATTTACATGCATGCATAG
- the LOC108474738 gene encoding uncharacterized protein LOC108474738, with product MFFKRSKKPLINRSSTSNPLLFYLNKMLKFIKLSPSRIKDLLLIVSLSISLFLVFLHPQIPLPLAVTAPSRSPTRRHHLLFSIASSAGSFPRRSSYIRLWYTPRDTRAIAFLDQRLSSSVGPNLPPIVVSGDTRSFPYTFKSGLRSAIRVARVVKEAVDLNEKGIRWFVFGDDDTVFVVDNLVKVLSKYDHDKWYYVGSNSESYEQNLKYSFDMAFGGGGFAISYSLGKVLARVLDSCLMRYAHLYGSDSRIWSCLVELGVGLTHEPGFHQVDVRGSIFGMLTAHPLSPLVSLHHLDAMDPIFPNMDRTRALEHLFKAVKLDSSRILQQTVCYDHFNSLTVSVAWGYAVQIYEGNQLLPDLLSVQKTFSPWKRGARVEDHFMFNTREYPRNSCQRPLVFFLKSVASNKNVVWSNYTRHSDGKCLRPDAIKNLKEVKVVSPELDIEQMMAPRRQCCEISSSYNESMIINIKNCGVDELISMDV from the exons ATGTTCTTCAAGCGTAGTAAGAAACCCTTAATCAACCGTTCTTCCACTTCCAATCCTTTGCTTTTTTACTTGAACAAAATGCTTAAATTTATCAAGTTAAGTCCCTCTCGGATCAAAGATCTTCTTTTGATAGTTTCCCTTTCCATTTCCCTTTTCCTCGTATTCCTCCACCCCCAAATCCCTCTCCCACTCGCCGTAACAGCCCCATCCCGTTCCCCCACGCGCCGCCACCACCTCCTGTTCTCCATTGCTTCCTCAGCCGGCTCTTTCCCCCGCCGGAGCTCTTACATTCGCCTTTGGTACACTCCACGCGACACCCGCGCCATTGCTTTCCTCGATCAACGTTTATCTTCTTCAGTCGGCCCTAATCTCCCTCCTATTGTCGTGTCTGGCGATACTAGGTCGTTTCCTTACACCTTCAAGAGCGGTCTCCGTTCAGCCATACGCGTGGCACGTGTGGTCAAAGAAGCGGTTGACCTTAACGAAAAGGGGATCAGGTGGTTCGTGTTCGGGGACGATGACACCGTTTTCGTGGTCGACAATTTGGTCAAAGTGCTGTCGAAGTACGATCACGACAAGTGGTACTACGTCGGGAGCAATTCGGAGAGTTATGAGCAAAATTTGAAGTACTCTTTCGACATGGCGTTTGGTGGGGGAGGGTTCGCTATCAGTTACTCACTGGGGAAGGTTTTAGCTAGGGTCTTGGACTCTTGCTTGATGAGGTACGCTCACTTGTACGGAAGCGATTCTAGGATTTGGTCTTGTTTGGTTGAGCTTGGCGTAGGTTTGACTCATGAACCTGGCTTCCATCAG GTTGATGTGCGGGGTAGTATTTTTGGGATGCTTACAGCACACCCATTATCACCTCTTGTGTCTCTTCATCACTTGGATGCTATGGATCCAATCTTCCCAAATATGGACAGGACTCGAGCTCTGGAACACTTGTTTAAAGCTGTGAAGCTTGATTCTTCCAGGATTTTGCAGCAAACTGTCTGCTATGATCATTTTAACTCTTTGACCGTTTCCGTTGCATGGGGTTATGCAGTTCAGATTTATGAGGGCAACCAACTCCTCCCTGATCTCCTTTCTGTGCAGAAAACTTTTTCTCCGTGGAAGAGAGGTGCAAGAGTTGAGGATCACTTTATGTTCAATACAAGAGAATATCCTAGAAATTCATGTCAAAGACCACTAGTATTTTTCCTAAAAAGTGTTGCATCGAACAAAAATGTTGTCTGGAGCAATTATACCAGGCATTCTGATGGGAAGTGCTTAAGACCAGATGCTATAAAGAACCTCAAAGAAGTCAAAGTGGTCTCGCCAGAGCTTGATATTGAGCAG ATGATGGCTCCTCGTCGGCAGTGTTGTGAGATTTCGTCTTCATATAACGAATCAATGATTATCAACATAAAAAATTGTGGAGTTGATGAATTGATTTCCATGGATGTCTAG
- the LOC108476286 gene encoding zinc finger CCCH domain-containing protein 40 encodes MVERKLFKTKLCVLYQRGHCSRQSCSFAHGDADLRGFSGSYGGKRNFRDGDLRDKLDRRLSPKRRYSPARYVRDQQISQRYSPLRSIDKKRNQKKKECLDGQSDFPETLKIPNVMEDLVIEGRSTSSTSKSILEDQLKEVRVDIDMLINRKHELETFVEEKVQEAETLTSQIEELDSQLEREKEQCKKITSRIKKFVKAHNRCSQIEDELRRSQARLQKSGEQLVLHISGTSGDEENSNVNIVSDGETNHLHTSYPHKVSRGNSSPSKKRLWTNKDTTEGLICDGKVRLAETVRLGKRSRWSECPSQSNIDKENGSLKNGNSGAVPLASNEKPRKGKKVSVSTSTTDKLNGARSSLSLPFTSMAAHAVDDDDILEVEEEKVEASALAFFLPPPPPICQNGYSQYEGTDRNVDVDSVDEEMVHVDVI; translated from the exons ATGGTGGAAAGGAAGCTTTTCAAAACGAAGCTGTGCGTATTGTATCAGAGGGGACACTGTTCGCGCCAGAGTTGCTCCTTCGCACATGGAGATGCTGACCTCCGGGGGTTTTCCGGTTCTTATGGCG GTAAAAGAAACTTTCGAGATGGTGACCTGAGGGATAAGCTTGACAGAAGGCTATCTCCTAAGCGAAGATATTCTCCTGCAAGATATGTGAGGGACCAACAGATATCTCAAA GATATAGCCCTTTGAGGTCCATTGACAAAAAGAG AAATCAAAAGAAGAAAGAATGTTTGGATGGACAAAGTGATTTTCCTGAAACTTTGAAAATTCCAAATGTGATGGAAGATCTAGTTATAGAGGGGAGAAGCACATCTTCTACTTCCAAAAGCATTCTTGAGGATCAG TTGAAAGAAGTACGCGTGGATATTGACATGCTTATTAACCGCAAACATGAATTAGAG ACATTTGTGGAAGAGAAAGTTCAGGAAGCGGAGACTCTTACCTCTCAAATTGAGGAGCTTGATTCTCAATTAGAACGAGAGAAAGAACAATGTAAAAA GATCACTTCAAGAATCAAGAAGTTTGTCAAAGCCCACAACCGGTGCTCACAGATAGAAGATGAACTGAGGAG ATCTCAAGCTCGATTGCAGAAGTCAGGAGAACAGCTTGTCTTGCATATTTCTGGGACCAGTGGTGATGAAGAGAACTCCAATGTCAACATTGTAAGTGATGGTGAGACTAATCACTTGCATACATCCTATCCACACAAAGTGTCAAGGGGTAATTCTTCTCCAAGCAAGAAAAGGCTGTGGACCAATAAGGACACCACTGAAGGGCTCATTTGTGATG GTAAAGTACGTCTGGCAGAAACTGTCCGATTGGGAAAGCGGTCTCGTTGGAGTGAATGCCCTAGTCAATCAAATATAGACAAGGAAAATGGTTCACTGAAAAATGGAAACAGCGGTGCTGTGCCCTTGGCAAGTAATGAGAAGCCGAGGAAAGGAAAGAAAGTTTCAGTTAGCACATCTACTACAGACAAG TTAAATGGTGCACGTTCTTCTCTTTCATTGCCATTCACAAGCATGGCAGCTCATGCAGTTGATGATGACGATATACTGGAAGTTGAAGAGGAGAAGGTTGAGGCCTCAGCCTTGGCATTTTTTCTTCCTCCGCCACCTCCAATCTGCCAAAATGGTTACTCACAG TACGAGGGTACCGATCGGAATGTAGATGTTGACAGTGTGGATGAAGAGATGGTACATGTGGACgtgatttga
- the LOC108476251 gene encoding inactive protein RESTRICTED TEV MOVEMENT 2-like, with protein MAGRSRTNVPATIYKDFQPLIQRKDEQGSYVLVINLPGFPKEQINVTYVDSTRTIKVEAERAVEKNTRSRFSETFPVPENCITQKIQGSFRNGVLTITMPKRTITQPQPQPQPLPSPPMPTAQAQTAAASASGIEKQRGQKEPSPPPKTVSEPKPPMATTAPQAQTAVTSTSGVEKLRDQKVPSPPPKAVAEPKPQMATAVPQAQTAVASDSSIEKQRDQKVPSPPKAVTEPKPPMATAAPQSQTAATSPQKQAKGKKKVEALPPLKKQEETQKKVYPIGDNTTKQAEEKSTGGSGPTTSTTPGIVDKKGETETKDGLKDLVKEQKTKDSMSEASVPKASEKAGVEKKPQEGSGGLLEKAKEMRGMDRIMKSVKRLTSDEDEDRQLLINIGVSVLVIVALGAYITYSYRSSGKAKH; from the exons ATGGCAGGAAGATCAAGAACCAACGTACCTGCTACTATCTACAAGGATTTCCAACCTCTAATCCAGCGAAAGGATGAGCAAGGATCTTATGTCCTTGTTATTAATCTTCcag GTTTTCCAAAGGAGCAAATTAACGTAACCTATGTGGATTCCACACGCACCATTAAAGTTGAAGCAGAACGAGCAGTGGAGAAGAACACACGCAGTCGATTCAGTGAAACTTTCCCTGTCCCTGAAAATTGTATCACTCAAAAAATTCAGGGTTCTTTCAGAAATGGTGTTCTCACCATCACCATGCCCAAACGAACCATTACTCAGCCGCAGCCGCAGCCGCAGCCCCTCCCTTCTCCACCAATGCCAACGGCTCAGGCTCAAACTGCTGCTGCTTCAGCCTCCGGCATTGAAAAACAAAGAGGCCAAAAAGAACCGTCACCTCCACCAAAGACTGTATCTGAGCCTAAACCACCAATGGCGACGACGGCTCCTCAGGCTCAAACTGCTGTAACTTCAACCTCCGGTGTTGAAAAACTAAGAGACCAGAAAGTACCGTCTCCTCCACCAAAGGCTGTAGCTGAGCCTAAACCACAAATGGCGACGGCGGTTCCTCAGGCTCAAACAGCTGTAGCTTCAGACTCCAGTATTGAAAAACAAAGAGACCAGAAAGTACCGTCACCTCCAAAGGCTGTAACTGAGCCTAAACCACCAATGGCGACGGCGGCTCCTCAATCTCAAACTGCTGCAACTTCTCCGCAAAAACAGGCTAAAGGGAAGAAGAAAGTTGAGGCATTGCCGCCGTTAAAGAAACAAGAAGAAACTCAAAAGAAAGTTTATCCCATCGGAGATAATACCACAAAGCAAGCCGAAGAAAAAAGTACTGGTGGTAGTGGTCCTACGACGTCGACTACGCCTGGAATTGTTGATAAAAAGGGTGAAACCGAAACTAAAGATGGGTTAAAGGATTTagtgaaagaacaaaagactaaAGATTCCATGTCGGAAGCCAGTGTTCCGAAGGCTTCGGAGAAGGCTGGCGTCGAAAAGAAGCCGCAAGAGGGCAGCGGTGGGTTGCTGGAGAAAGCCAAGGAGATGAGGGGTATGGACAGAATAATGAAGAGCGTGAAAAGACTGACCAGTGACGAGGATGAGGATCGGCAGTTGCTGATAAATATAGGGGTGTCGGTTTTGGTGATAGTGGCACTTGGAGCTTACATTACATACAGTTATCGATCATCTGGGAAAGCTAAACACTAG
- the LOC108476252 gene encoding peroxisome biogenesis protein 22, whose product MAEPSSSLSSSKDELFQLIKRLGTYLALKMSNLFSISLQKLDPRSVGAIAGLAVAIIFTYRLMRSPAVPPRRQPKRQAPTTSSSSISTQSNATLMPSGACSPSEDLRAQNVVDEFFQPVKPTLGQIVRQKLSEGRKVTCRLLGVILEESNPEELQKQATVKSSVLDVLLEITKYCDLYLMERVIDDESEKIVLLALENAGIFTSGGLVKDKVLFCSTENGRTSFVRQLEPDWHIDTNPEIVSQLARFIKYQLHVSPTRPERTAPNVFSCPSLEHFFGCV is encoded by the exons ATGGCGGAGCCATCTTCGTCTTTATCGTCTTCCAAGGACGAGCTGTTTCAGCTCATCAAGCGTCTTGGAACTTATCTCGCCCTCAAGATGTCAAATCTTTTCTCGATCTCTCTCCAAAAACTG GATCCGCGATCTGTTGGGGCTATTGCAGGGCTTGCTGTTGCAATTATCTTTACCTATAGGTTGATGAGATCACCTGCAGTACCCCCAAGAAGGCAACCAAAACGTCAAGCTCCAACAACTAGTAGCTCTTCTATCAGTACCCAGTCAAATGCAACATTGATGCCTTCTGGAGCCTGTTCACCTTCAGAGGATTTAAGAGCACAAAATGTTGTTGATGAGTTCTTCCAGCCAGTAAAG CCAACATTGGGGCAAATAGTTAGGCAGAAACTGAGTGAAGGTAGAAAG GTAACATGCCGTTTGCTTGGAGTGATCCTTGAGGAAAGCAATCCAGAGGAGCTGCAG AAACAAGCAACAGTGAAGTCCTCAGTGTTGGATGTGCTATTGGAGATTACCAAATATTGCGATCTTTATCTCATGGAGAGAGTTATTGATGATGAAAGCGAA AAAATTGTTCTTCTGGCCTTGGAAAATGCTGGGATTTTCACCTCCGGTGGTTTGGTAAAGGACAAG GTTCTCTTTTGCAGCACAGAAAATGGGCGTACCTCTTTTGTTCGGCAACTAGAACCAGATTGGCATATTGACACAAATCCTGAAATAGTTTCTCAGTTAGCT aGGTTCATCAAATATCAACTTCACGTTTCTCCTACCAGGCCTGAAAGGACTGCGCCTAATGTCTTCAGTTGTCCATCCTTGGAACACTTCTTTGGATGCGTTTGA